One Alnus glutinosa chromosome 3, dhAlnGlut1.1, whole genome shotgun sequence genomic region harbors:
- the LOC133862935 gene encoding cytochrome P450 704C1-like, giving the protein MVIDKWLPSSIASSLMTHMDFFSNPMFFTALALIASLVAIQILARKLSKDKRKKKYHPIAGTSFHQLLNFNRLHHYMTDLAGKYRTYRLLNPSRYEVYTSDPANVEYILKTNFENYGKGWYNYIILKDLLGDGIFTVDGDKWRQQRKISSHEFSTKVLRDSSSLIFRKHAAKLANMVSEAATSNQIIEIQDLFMKSTLDSLFQVAFGIELDSMCGSNEEGKNFANAFDDSSAMTVWRYVDIFWRIKKFLNIGSEASLKKSTKIVNDFVFKLIRSKMEQMKNSKDESSMKREDILSRFLQVTENDPTYLRDIILNFVIAGKDTTATTLSWFMYMLCKRPAVQEKIAKEVKEATKKKEFTNYAEFAASISEEALEKMHYLHAAITETLRLYPAVPVDPKICFSDDTLPDGYSVNKGDMVSYQPYAMGRMKFIWGDDAEEFRPERWLDKDGIFQPESPFKFTAFQAGPRICLGKEFAYREMKIFSAVMLGCFQFKMSNENKIVNYRTMINLHIDGGLEVRAVHRNGN; this is encoded by the exons ATGGTCATTGACAAGTGGCTTCCCTCTTCAATCGCCAGTTCTCTCATGACCCACATGGATTTTTTCTCTAACCCCATGTTCTTCACTGCTTTGGCTCTGATCGCATCCCTTGTAGCTATCCAAATCCTAGCTAGGAAATTGAGCAAAgataagagaaagaagaagtacCACCCTATTGCCGGAACCTCATTTCACCAGCTCCTCAACTTCAACAGGTTGCACCACTATATGACTGACCTTGCCGGCAAGTACAGGACCTACAGGCTCCTCAATCCCTCTAGGTACGAGGTTTACACCTCCGACCCGGCAAATGTCGAGTATATACTCAAAACAAACTTTGAGAATTATGGCAAG GGATGGTATAACTACATCATTCTGAAGGACCTTCTAGGCGATGGGATTTTCACAGTTGATGGTGACAAGTGGCGCCAGCAGAGAAAGATATCAAGCCATGAGTTCTCCACAAAGGTTTTAAGGGACTCTAGCAGTTTGATTTTCAGAAAGCATGCAGCAAAACTTGCTAATATGGTGTCTGAAGCAGCAACTTCTAACCAGATAATAGAAATCCAA GATCTATTTATGAAATCAACCCTGGATTcactgttccaagttgcattTGGAATCGAATTAGACAGCATGTGTGGATCAAATGAAGAAGGCAAGAATTTCGCCAATGCTTTCGATGATTCAAGTGCAATGACCGTTTGGCGTTACGTTGATATATTCTGGAGAATCAAGAAGTTTCTGAACATTGGATCAGAAGCTTCCTTAAAGAAAAGTACCAAAATCGTTAATGATTTCGTGTTTAAGCTAATACGCAGCAAGATGGAGCAAATGAAGAACTCAAAGGATGAATCTTCC ATGAAACGAGAAGATATTCTATCAAGGTTTCTGCAAGTGACTGAGAATGACCCAACATACTTGAGGGATATAATTCTTAACTTCGTAATAGCTGGCAAAGACACAACAGCAACCACACTTTCTTGGTTTATGTACATGCTCTGCAAGCGTCCTGCTGTGcaagaaaaaattgcaaaagaaGTGAAGGAAGCTACCAAAAAGAAAGAGTTCACAAACTATGCTGAGTTTGCAGCCAGTATAAGTGAAGAAGCTTTAGAAAAGATGCATTATCTCCATGCGGCGATCACTGAAACTCTCAGACTATATCCTGCAGTTCCGGTG GATCCAAAGATCTGCTTTTCTGATGATACTCTGCCAGATGGATACAGTGTGAACAAAGGAGATATGGTATCTTATCAACCTTATGCAATGGGCAGGATGAAGTTCATATGGGGTGATGATGCAGAGGAATTCAGACCAGAGAGATGGCTCGATAAGGATGGAATTTTCCAGCCTGAGAGCCCTTTCAAGTTTACAGCTTTCCAG GCAGGCCCGCGAATTTGTCTAGGAAAGGAGTTTGCCTACAGGGAGATGAAGATCTTCTCAGCTGTCATGTTGGGCTGTTTTCAGTTCAAAATGAGTAACGAGAACAAAATTGTCAATTACAGGACAATGATCAATCTTCACATAGATGGAGGTCTTGAAGTTCGTGCCGTCCACAGAAATGGAAATTAG